The Halomicronema hongdechloris C2206 genome includes a window with the following:
- a CDS encoding 50S ribosomal protein L25/general stress protein Ctc: MELTIECSTRDPKAKANVLRRQGLLPAVLYGHNGTESLSLTVPTLDAEALLRRASVNNTLVNVKVSDTAWKGKALIREVQTHPWKEKLVHLSFFAVAGQDEVEVTVPLNYSGEASGVKDEGGILNTELNELTIKCSPESIPEVIDIDVSNLGVGDSLTLGDLVLPKGVEAVGESEVSVVAVLPPKKEAAPEEELAEESDVTIPSEIAEVLGNE; the protein is encoded by the coding sequence ATGGAACTCACGATTGAATGTAGCACCCGCGATCCGAAAGCCAAGGCCAATGTCCTGCGGCGGCAAGGGCTACTGCCTGCCGTACTCTATGGTCACAATGGCACTGAGTCTCTATCATTGACGGTGCCAACCCTTGATGCTGAGGCGTTGCTGCGGCGAGCCTCGGTCAACAATACTCTGGTCAATGTCAAGGTCTCCGATACCGCTTGGAAGGGAAAAGCCCTGATTCGAGAGGTACAGACCCATCCCTGGAAAGAAAAGTTGGTGCACCTCAGCTTCTTCGCCGTGGCTGGCCAAGACGAAGTGGAGGTAACCGTGCCTCTGAACTACTCTGGTGAGGCCTCAGGGGTCAAGGACGAAGGAGGCATTCTGAATACGGAGCTGAATGAATTGACAATTAAGTGCAGCCCCGAGTCGATCCCCGAGGTGATTGATATTGATGTGTCTAATCTAGGAGTTGGTGATTCCCTGACCCTAGGAGACCTGGTGTTGCCCAAAGGGGTAGAAGCCGTGGGCGAGTCTGAGGTATCTGTCGTAGCCGTGCTGCCTCCGAAGAAAGAAGCGGCCCCTGAAGAAGAATTGGCAGAAGAGTCGGATGTGACGATTCCTTCAGAGATTGCCGAAGTCCTGGGGAATGAGTAG
- a CDS encoding bifunctional aminoglycoside phosphotransferase/ATP-binding protein, with product MAESTLPALIQALLQPQAYPHPVTQPMRLMQTHVSYVLLTGEYAYKLKKPVNFGFLDYSTLEKRHHFCQEELRLNQRAAAPLYLDVCPVTQQGDQYRLQGEGQAVDYAVKMRQFPQDALLSHLSEQGELSEELLRRLAERVADFHRRAETSDYIRAFGELSQVRQAIDENYDQTVDFIGGPQTQQQFDETKAYTDRFFAERADLFRQRQEQGWIRACHGDLHLGNICYWQDQLLLFDCIEFNEPFRLVDVMYDIAYIVMDLVLRERSDLTGPFLSHYVEQTGDWEGLQILPLYVSRQAYVRAKVTSFLLKDPSVAEADKQQASATAARYYRLAWSYVQPQTGALYVMAGLSGSGKTTVARELGCQLSAIHLRSDAVRKHLAGVPLHQRGGDDLYTAEMTQRTYKRLLELGLMLAQQGYRVILDAKYDRQALRQSVIEQAQAHGLPLQICYCTAPQAVLEERLQARQGDIADATVAVLTKQSMESFTAAEEPWVTTVDTTRDLSDQAANIVNRTR from the coding sequence ATGGCTGAGTCCACCCTGCCTGCGCTGATTCAAGCATTATTACAGCCCCAGGCCTATCCCCATCCAGTGACGCAACCGATGCGGCTGATGCAGACCCATGTGTCTTATGTGCTGCTCACGGGGGAATATGCTTACAAACTGAAAAAGCCAGTCAACTTCGGCTTTCTAGATTACTCCACCCTGGAGAAGCGCCACCATTTCTGCCAGGAAGAACTCCGCCTCAATCAGCGAGCTGCCGCTCCCCTCTATCTAGACGTATGTCCTGTGACCCAGCAGGGGGATCAATATCGTCTGCAGGGGGAAGGCCAGGCTGTGGACTATGCCGTCAAGATGCGTCAGTTTCCTCAAGATGCACTGCTCAGCCATCTATCTGAGCAAGGAGAACTGAGTGAAGAGCTCCTACGCCGCTTAGCCGAACGGGTAGCCGATTTCCACCGTCGGGCTGAGACCAGCGACTACATTCGCGCCTTTGGGGAGCTATCTCAGGTACGCCAAGCCATCGATGAAAACTATGACCAAACCGTAGATTTCATCGGCGGTCCCCAGACTCAACAACAATTTGACGAGACTAAAGCCTACACCGATCGCTTCTTTGCCGAGCGGGCTGACCTATTTCGCCAGCGTCAGGAACAGGGCTGGATCAGAGCCTGCCATGGTGATCTGCATCTGGGCAATATTTGCTACTGGCAAGACCAGCTACTGTTATTTGACTGCATCGAGTTCAACGAGCCCTTTCGCCTCGTCGATGTCATGTACGACATCGCTTATATCGTCATGGATCTTGTGCTCAGGGAGCGGTCGGATCTCACTGGCCCCTTCTTGAGTCACTATGTCGAGCAAACAGGGGATTGGGAAGGGTTGCAGATATTGCCCCTCTATGTCAGCCGTCAGGCCTATGTGCGGGCCAAGGTGACTTCATTCTTATTGAAAGATCCCTCGGTGGCTGAGGCCGATAAGCAGCAGGCTAGTGCCACTGCTGCCCGTTACTATCGGCTGGCTTGGTCCTATGTGCAGCCGCAGACCGGGGCTTTGTATGTCATGGCGGGGCTCTCTGGCTCTGGTAAGACCACAGTGGCTCGAGAATTGGGGTGCCAGTTGAGCGCCATTCATCTGCGCTCCGATGCGGTACGGAAACATTTGGCTGGGGTGCCCTTACACCAGCGGGGCGGTGATGATCTCTATACTGCCGAGATGACTCAACGCACCTACAAGCGGCTGCTAGAGCTGGGTCTAATGCTGGCTCAGCAGGGATACCGAGTCATCTTAGATGCCAAGTATGACCGGCAGGCGCTACGGCAATCGGTGATCGAACAGGCCCAGGCCCATGGGTTGCCCCTCCAGATTTGTTACTGTACGGCGCCCCAGGCGGTGCTGGAAGAGCGGCTCCAGGCTCGGCAAGGAGATATTGCTGATGCCACCGTGGCGGTATTGACCAAGCAGTCTATGGAGTCGTTTACGGCCGCAGAAGAGCCCTGGGTGACCACGGTCGACACTACTCGAGATTTGTCTGACCAGGCGGCCAATATTGTCAACCGTACTCGCTAA
- a CDS encoding YdcF family protein — protein MFLLLSKLLPLLLYPLGLACLLLLVALVLLWRRPRWAAGAIATSLALLFISSNSWVADRFLQSLEWQHLPSELPNADAIVVLGGGMRPASSPRAWVEVSEAGDRVLHGARLYLAGKAPWLILSGGRIPWLDGGGAPESSDMAALATALGVPEEAILQDPTSLNTYQNAINVKALLQTYSLERVLLVTSALHMPRALALFRHQGIDAAPAPTDFLLSKARLQTAPQWQAHLVNFFPDARYLHEVTQALKEYLGLLVYRLRGWL, from the coding sequence ATGTTTCTGCTGCTGTCTAAACTGTTGCCGCTGCTGCTCTATCCTCTGGGGTTGGCCTGCCTATTGTTATTAGTGGCCTTGGTGTTGTTGTGGCGGCGACCACGGTGGGCTGCCGGTGCGATCGCAACCTCCTTAGCCCTATTATTCATTAGCAGCAATAGTTGGGTGGCCGATCGATTCCTGCAATCCCTGGAATGGCAACATCTTCCTAGTGAGCTGCCCAACGCCGACGCCATTGTAGTGTTAGGCGGGGGAATGCGTCCCGCCAGTTCCCCCCGAGCCTGGGTAGAAGTATCAGAAGCGGGCGATCGGGTTCTGCACGGTGCTCGTCTTTACCTGGCTGGTAAAGCCCCCTGGCTGATCCTCAGTGGTGGCCGCATTCCCTGGTTAGATGGCGGCGGTGCTCCCGAATCATCCGATATGGCTGCCTTGGCCACCGCCTTAGGGGTGCCCGAGGAAGCCATTCTGCAGGATCCCACCTCCCTCAACACCTATCAAAATGCCATCAATGTCAAGGCCCTACTGCAGACCTATAGCCTAGAGCGGGTGTTACTGGTCACCTCAGCCCTGCATATGCCTCGGGCCCTGGCCCTCTTTCGCCATCAAGGCATTGATGCCGCGCCTGCCCCTACAGACTTTCTCCTGTCCAAGGCCCGCCTGCAGACAGCCCCCCAGTGGCAAGCCCACCTGGTGAATTTCTTTCCCGACGCCCGCTACCTCCATGAAGTCACCCAAGCCCTTAAGGAGTATCTGGGGCTGCTGGTCTATCGCCTGCGGGGGTGGCTTTGA
- a CDS encoding DUF928 domain-containing protein: MAVAPLAWAEPFQPPNRGLPGRREGAATRGCVLGRPSRLVALLPDTNLGLTTEAYPTFFWYMPRSQARFVEFSLYQANPEGDRQLIYSSTLSVANEAGIASVSLPQHSGLPALEIGQDYQWSVAIICNPNNRRGDLRVDGWVHRITPEDDLAAALATANRSEQVGLYASHGVWFDAVGTLAELQMADPEDPELQARWQELLESVGLAVIAEQPFLGAATTPLTLLP; the protein is encoded by the coding sequence ATGGCGGTTGCACCTCTGGCCTGGGCCGAACCCTTTCAGCCACCCAATCGAGGGTTGCCCGGTCGGCGAGAAGGTGCCGCGACTCGGGGCTGTGTATTGGGTCGCCCTAGTCGTTTAGTGGCCCTACTGCCGGACACCAACCTAGGCTTAACCACCGAGGCCTATCCCACCTTTTTCTGGTACATGCCTCGCAGCCAGGCCCGCTTTGTTGAGTTCAGCCTCTATCAAGCTAATCCAGAAGGGGACCGGCAACTGATTTATAGCAGCACCCTAAGTGTGGCTAATGAGGCCGGCATTGCCAGTGTCTCATTGCCGCAGCACAGTGGCCTGCCTGCCCTCGAAATCGGTCAAGATTATCAATGGTCCGTGGCAATCATCTGCAACCCCAACAACCGCCGCGGGGACCTACGGGTCGATGGCTGGGTACATCGGATAACCCCCGAAGATGATCTGGCAGCTGCCTTGGCTACCGCCAATCGCTCTGAACAGGTTGGCCTCTACGCTAGCCACGGCGTTTGGTTCGATGCTGTGGGTACCCTAGCCGAGCTGCAAATGGCTGATCCGGAGGATCCAGAGCTACAAGCCCGCTGGCAAGAGTTGTTAGAGTCTGTGGGCCTGGCGGTGATCGCCGAGCAGCCTTTCCTAGGCGCAGCAACTACGCCCCTGACCCTTCTACCCTGA
- a CDS encoding glutamine amidotransferase-related protein codes for MSQVLMVVHQATSDPGLVGQQLRQRGYGLDMCCPAEGEPLPQDLEAYEAVVVFGGPMSANDDDTLPFIRQELHWIERILTTDTPFLGICLGAQLLARTLGAQVYSHPQGLREIGYFPLQPTVAGQAYFADPMAVYHWHQEGFELPRRAMLLAQGNWFPHQAFRYGQAYGLQFHPEITTELIHTWTTKGADQLTLPGAQPRDRQLAGHRQHGPGVAHWLQGFLERWLISDKASREQDRLIA; via the coding sequence GTGAGCCAAGTTCTCATGGTGGTGCATCAAGCCACCTCTGATCCAGGCCTGGTAGGGCAGCAATTGCGGCAGCGGGGCTATGGCTTGGATATGTGCTGTCCGGCCGAGGGAGAGCCCTTACCGCAGGATCTAGAGGCCTATGAGGCCGTGGTGGTCTTCGGCGGCCCCATGAGTGCCAATGACGATGACACCCTGCCATTTATTCGGCAGGAATTGCACTGGATTGAGCGGATACTGACAACAGACACTCCATTTTTGGGTATCTGCCTGGGGGCGCAACTGCTGGCCAGAACCCTGGGAGCCCAGGTTTATTCCCATCCGCAGGGCCTGAGAGAAATTGGCTATTTCCCATTGCAGCCGACGGTGGCTGGCCAGGCCTATTTTGCTGACCCGATGGCGGTATATCACTGGCATCAAGAGGGGTTTGAGTTACCTCGCCGAGCGATGTTGCTGGCTCAGGGCAATTGGTTTCCCCATCAGGCCTTTCGCTACGGCCAGGCCTATGGATTGCAATTTCACCCAGAAATCACCACCGAGTTGATCCACACCTGGACGACTAAGGGAGCCGACCAACTGACTTTGCCCGGTGCCCAGCCCCGTGATCGCCAGCTAGCTGGCCACCGCCAACATGGTCCAGGTGTGGCCCATTGGCTGCAGGGATTTCTGGAGCGTTGGCTGATCTCAGATAAGGCGAGCCGTGAACAAGATCGTCTCATCGCCTGA
- a CDS encoding glycosyl hydrolase family 28-related protein, which produces MFVVLINCRIGYQDTACGSYLGGPTNNPLAHQYPEYSWTNSLPWSCVYNIEDFSGSSDQERFNLARDIAYTRGGGVIFLPAGTYIFEEDLVLKEGIVIRGASPILQDAKNDSYSPRTKLIFPQYQPVQSGTGTPNKTAFKTIRTTNPDIDRNIGLINLDINRAAVTFGNNIDESQNSNIVIYGIRQNNVATPNPYVPNLEFQSPWLRFSDLLSANIKVTAKSNVLIANNRLNDNITDSFEQDNYQIQRKNGSVEVLAEGWKVPFNYTNHYGISVNRFKNGSILFEPLATPEKEKGLFRKRIIIRNNWVYHTMSVGIHASGDGLVIKDNIVLDKADKRWYTDRWGLGPPYLNDSDRIPPNITYENRAIDWSGWNVIIEGNTYQVYRHFLSNTSNQSIDGEGILIQECCGGTKVKGVSIKQNVGNSYIGLYKIPDIMNVMILGNQLLSNITDTELIYVNADTNQKPGQMHGVQINQNILNGSILIKASLGGNHNIVSNNVSKGDNAINFSSDVKLENNINFEIINLK; this is translated from the coding sequence GTGTTTGTTGTGCTGATTAACTGTCGCATAGGATACCAGGACACAGCCTGTGGTAGTTATCTTGGTGGACCAACCAACAATCCACTTGCACACCAATACCCTGAATATAGCTGGACCAACTCCTTGCCATGGTCATGTGTATATAATATTGAAGATTTTTCAGGAAGTTCTGATCAAGAACGTTTTAACTTGGCACGGGATATTGCCTACACACGAGGAGGTGGAGTTATTTTCTTACCTGCAGGTACCTACATCTTCGAAGAAGACTTAGTTTTGAAGGAAGGTATTGTAATACGGGGAGCGTCTCCAATACTACAAGATGCTAAAAATGATAGCTATTCACCTCGGACCAAATTAATTTTCCCTCAATATCAGCCTGTTCAATCTGGTACGGGGACACCTAATAAGACAGCCTTTAAAACTATCAGAACTACGAACCCAGACATTGATAGAAATATAGGGTTGATTAATCTCGATATTAATCGTGCTGCGGTAACTTTTGGAAACAATATTGACGAGTCTCAGAATAGCAATATCGTTATCTATGGCATTCGCCAAAACAATGTAGCTACACCCAACCCATATGTCCCTAATCTTGAGTTTCAGTCGCCATGGCTACGGTTCTCTGACCTGCTGTCAGCCAATATCAAAGTTACAGCAAAGAGTAATGTCCTGATTGCAAATAATCGTCTGAACGATAATATTACTGACAGCTTTGAACAAGATAACTATCAGATACAGCGTAAGAATGGCTCTGTAGAAGTTTTGGCAGAAGGCTGGAAGGTTCCCTTTAATTACACTAATCATTACGGCATTAGCGTCAACCGCTTTAAGAATGGCTCTATTCTCTTTGAGCCATTAGCAACTCCTGAAAAAGAGAAGGGTTTATTTAGGAAGAGGATTATAATTCGAAATAATTGGGTTTATCACACCATGAGTGTTGGTATTCATGCTTCTGGTGATGGTTTAGTTATTAAGGATAATATTGTCCTTGATAAGGCCGATAAACGCTGGTACACAGATAGATGGGGACTAGGACCACCTTATCTGAATGATTCAGATCGAATACCACCGAATATTACTTATGAGAACCGAGCGATTGATTGGTCTGGTTGGAATGTCATTATAGAGGGAAATACTTACCAAGTTTATCGACATTTCCTTAGTAATACCTCAAATCAAAGCATTGATGGTGAGGGGATTCTTATTCAAGAGTGCTGTGGAGGCACAAAAGTAAAAGGGGTCAGTATTAAGCAAAACGTTGGCAACAGTTACATTGGGCTATACAAAATTCCTGATATTATGAACGTTATGATTCTTGGTAATCAACTTTTGTCAAACATCACGGACACAGAATTAATATACGTGAATGCAGACACAAATCAGAAGCCTGGACAAATGCATGGTGTACAAATCAATCAAAACATATTAAACGGCAGTATTTTGATTAAAGCCAGTCTAGGAGGAAATCATAACATTGTCAGCAATAATGTAAGTAAAGGCGACAACGCCATAAATTTTTCATCTGATGTAAAATTAGAAAATAATATAAATTTTGAAATAATAAATCTGAAATGA
- a CDS encoding O-antigen ligase family protein: MRQLISTTNTKTSTKAPLIFHVYALFFCLTVIAINPFAVTRGSIWTQPKILCVFAIVILHLLILFKERQPIRRPNQWKLQVFGWLALLASGIISTLLSPFPSRSFFGHSITADGWLYWLLIAGFVLTNSLVLKQYPRLFLWQLRGILVGATLVALSMYPQFLNWKLDYTADSGQLWPGTEHVLATGIYQDHQPVGLYSHRGYASFALAIASVLSLVALKKQWLSARVALPLTALHAITLSLARVRGAMLAMLLAWLWLAWTTPRRRSTQQLIIALSLIGLLSFGWTTMERRVINADFYASTPFRVALKHFTSDRIFLWQKAWQGILKRPWFGWGFSGYSIADTYYLCPEGTEPVILEDYFTHCQLETGETVQVSAKAIHAHNVFLDKYIALGVVGASIYLVLMSYYALAVLKAKPEILALVITYASYMLTWYDCGQLSHLGWWALSIQTSLRHTSVINNDH, encoded by the coding sequence ATGCGACAGTTAATCAGCACAACAAACACGAAGACGAGTACTAAAGCACCTCTAATCTTCCATGTATATGCGTTGTTCTTTTGCCTCACGGTCATTGCAATCAACCCTTTCGCTGTTACCCGAGGTAGTATTTGGACCCAACCCAAGATATTATGTGTATTCGCTATTGTCATCCTGCACCTTCTAATCCTCTTTAAGGAACGGCAGCCAATAAGGCGTCCTAACCAGTGGAAGTTACAAGTATTTGGTTGGCTGGCCTTACTGGCTTCAGGTATTATCTCAACCCTACTGAGTCCATTTCCTAGCCGTTCTTTCTTTGGCCATAGTATTACCGCTGATGGATGGCTGTATTGGTTATTAATAGCAGGCTTTGTACTCACAAACAGCCTGGTTTTGAAGCAATATCCTCGTCTATTTCTCTGGCAGCTTAGAGGAATTCTAGTTGGCGCGACGCTGGTAGCATTAAGCATGTATCCCCAGTTTTTGAACTGGAAATTAGACTATACAGCTGATTCAGGACAACTTTGGCCTGGCACTGAACACGTATTGGCTACTGGCATCTATCAGGATCACCAGCCAGTTGGGTTATACTCGCATCGGGGTTACGCAAGCTTTGCCTTAGCCATTGCATCAGTTCTATCTCTGGTAGCCCTGAAAAAGCAATGGCTTTCTGCTCGAGTAGCACTTCCTTTGACTGCACTCCATGCAATAACGCTTAGTCTGGCTCGGGTCAGAGGTGCCATGCTTGCGATGCTTTTAGCCTGGCTCTGGCTCGCTTGGACCACACCCCGGCGTCGGTCTACGCAGCAACTGATCATCGCTTTGAGCTTAATAGGCCTATTAAGTTTTGGTTGGACTACGATGGAGCGACGAGTTATCAATGCTGATTTCTACGCTTCTACGCCATTCAGAGTAGCTCTCAAGCATTTTACCTCTGATAGAATATTTCTATGGCAGAAAGCTTGGCAAGGTATCCTGAAACGCCCTTGGTTCGGTTGGGGCTTCAGCGGCTATTCCATTGCAGATACATACTATCTGTGTCCTGAGGGAACAGAACCAGTTATTTTAGAGGACTACTTCACGCATTGTCAGCTAGAGACTGGTGAAACCGTTCAGGTTTCTGCCAAAGCAATTCATGCCCACAATGTTTTCTTAGACAAGTACATAGCACTGGGCGTAGTTGGAGCAAGCATCTACCTTGTTCTCATGAGCTACTATGCTTTAGCCGTACTTAAGGCCAAACCAGAGATATTAGCCTTGGTGATCACATATGCTAGCTATATGCTTACCTGGTATGATTGTGGACAACTCAGTCATTTAGGTTGGTGGGCACTCAGCATTCAAACTAGTCTTCGGCACACTTCGGTTATTAATAACGACCACTGA
- a CDS encoding ISKra4 family transposase (programmed frameshift), protein MSPEDQAALAQHSREIAKILHRNSPPEAVDTLEGIETTVRQQMLEHVSPEVGNFFVEACTQTQRGRPRQLKSVLGTLPIREQQAQRLGLEPHGRLSPLFEKCALRVAACQSYGKGETDVSVLTGMSLSHSTLQRLVQRQRETPPEAKQTVTEISVDGGKVRLRHPEKGEPSYWKEYKSARVENLYYGAAFQANDWLQDWLNSQPLANPIICLGDGHRGVWAVFRPIATVETRLEILDWYHLVENLYGVGGSLKRLKQAKALLWEGRVDETQALFTDCALEQARRFCDYLERHRHRIVNYGYFQAEQICSIGSGAVESAIKQIDHRMKLPGAQWVPDNVQQALQVRCAYLNRAYDC, encoded by the exons TTGTCCCCCGAAGACCAAGCCGCCTTAGCCCAGCATAGCCGCGAGATTGCCAAGATTCTGCATCGCAATAGCCCTCCTGAAGCCGTTGACACACTTGAAGGCATTGAAACGACGGTGCGGCAGCAGATGCTGGAGCACGTCAGTCCCGAAGTGGGAA ATTTTTTTGTCGAAGCGTGCACCCAAACCCAACGGGGACGCCCCCGGCAGCTAAAAAGTGTTCTGGGGACCCTCCCGATTCGGGAACAGCAAGCCCAGCGGTTGGGCCTCGAACCCCACGGTCGTCTCAGCCCGCTCTTTGAGAAATGTGCGTTGCGGGTTGCGGCCTGCCAAAGCTATGGGAAAGGCGAAACCGACGTGTCCGTTTTAACGGGGATGTCGTTGAGTCATTCAACGCTGCAACGCCTCGTGCAACGCCAACGTGAGACCCCACCGGAGGCGAAGCAGACGGTCACCGAGATCAGTGTCGATGGCGGTAAAGTGCGCCTGCGGCATCCGGAAAAAGGCGAACCCAGTTACTGGAAAGAATACAAGAGTGCTCGGGTCGAGAATCTGTACTATGGGGCGGCGTTTCAGGCAAATGACTGGCTGCAAGACTGGCTAAATAGCCAACCGTTAGCGAACCCCATCATCTGCCTTGGCGATGGGCATCGGGGCGTCTGGGCGGTGTTTCGTCCCATCGCCACCGTGGAAACCCGTTTAGAAATTCTCGATTGGTACCACTTGGTCGAAAACCTCTATGGAGTTGGGGGCTCATTAAAACGGCTGAAACAAGCCAAAGCTCTGTTATGGGAAGGGCGGGTTGATGAAACCCAGGCGTTATTTACCGACTGCGCTCTGGAGCAAGCCCGGCGATTCTGTGATTACTTGGAGCGACATCGTCACCGAATTGTGAATTACGGCTATTTTCAAGCTGAACAAATCTGTTCGATTGGCTCAGGTGCAGTTGAGTCAGCCATCAAGCAGATTGACCATCGCATGAAACTCCCAGGCGCTCAATGGGTGCCCGACAATGTTCAGCAAGCCTTGCAGGTGCGATGTGCCTATCTGAATAGAGCCTACGATTGTTGA
- a CDS encoding helix-turn-helix domain-containing protein: MRCSQFKCLTCGKPFSEPLNFVGKRRKHTDRFCKAMVQQLIHNDAHNVAMNNGLTDEEVASIVKYIAKKT; encoded by the coding sequence TTGAGATGCTCCCAGTTCAAGTGTCTGACCTGCGGTAAACCCTTTAGTGAACCATTAAACTTTGTCGGGAAACGGCGGAAACATACCGATCGATTTTGCAAAGCCATGGTGCAGCAATTGATTCATAACGATGCCCATAACGTCGCGATGAATAATGGATTGACAGATGAGGAGGTGGCCTCGATTGTCAAGTACATTGCAAAAAAGACCTAA
- a CDS encoding IS4 family transposase produces MMPNRAEVLKEKYQNSIALPFAEVLPEAEIQSVLNEQGIRYRRVLYTPMVVLWSWLSQVLDVDGSLSHAVKRVTTWMSLSGLTVPSADTGGYSKARKRLPESIFPPLLQRVARALRQKVPPAQRWCGRPVKAFDATTVLMSDTAANQAAYPQHSNQKAGCGFPILKLQVWFCVTTGAVLEVAMAPFRVSEWRLARQLYRKLRPEDVVVADSAYGTYVDLAWVALTGADAVFRKHHQRRCDFRRGKKLGIGDHIVRWQRPKQYPKALSSGELGALPESIEVREVYLSIQVPGFRPTNVVVVTTLRDPKRYPKAKLAELYHRRWQASEVNLRHLKTTLAMEMIAAKTPAMVTKSIWLHLVSYNLLRTLMWDATAHSEVGALRVSLQGTRQQFNHFRAEFLHLAPSKRGQGYQALLSAVRELIIPPRPNRSEPRVVKRRPKPFPRMQEPRSVLKAKLVA; encoded by the coding sequence ATGATGCCGAATCGTGCCGAAGTCCTCAAGGAGAAATACCAGAACAGTATCGCTCTCCCGTTTGCCGAGGTGCTGCCGGAAGCTGAGATTCAGTCAGTGCTGAACGAGCAAGGAATCCGGTATCGCCGAGTGTTATACACGCCCATGGTGGTGCTCTGGAGTTGGCTCTCCCAAGTGCTCGATGTCGATGGTAGTCTCAGTCATGCCGTCAAGCGGGTGACGACCTGGATGAGCTTGTCGGGATTGACGGTGCCGTCAGCCGATACCGGGGGCTACAGTAAAGCGCGAAAACGTCTTCCCGAGTCAATTTTCCCGCCTTTGTTACAGCGGGTAGCGAGGGCCTTGCGACAGAAGGTGCCGCCCGCTCAACGGTGGTGTGGTCGTCCGGTCAAGGCCTTTGATGCGACGACCGTCTTGATGAGTGATACCGCAGCCAATCAAGCGGCGTATCCCCAACACAGCAATCAAAAAGCCGGCTGTGGCTTTCCCATTCTCAAGCTGCAGGTGTGGTTTTGTGTGACGACCGGCGCGGTCCTGGAGGTGGCGATGGCCCCCTTTCGGGTGAGTGAATGGCGCTTGGCCCGCCAACTCTATCGGAAGCTGCGCCCGGAGGATGTGGTGGTGGCCGATTCAGCCTATGGCACCTATGTGGATCTGGCCTGGGTCGCCTTGACGGGAGCCGATGCCGTCTTTCGCAAGCATCATCAGCGCCGCTGTGATTTCAGGCGAGGCAAAAAATTAGGCATTGGCGACCACATCGTCCGTTGGCAGCGCCCGAAACAATACCCCAAGGCCCTCTCATCTGGGGAGCTTGGGGCCTTGCCCGAGTCGATTGAGGTGCGGGAAGTCTATCTCTCGATTCAGGTGCCTGGGTTTCGCCCCACCAACGTAGTGGTGGTGACCACGCTGAGAGACCCTAAACGCTATCCCAAAGCCAAATTGGCCGAACTCTATCACCGCCGTTGGCAGGCTAGCGAAGTCAATCTCAGGCATCTCAAGACCACCTTAGCCATGGAGATGATTGCGGCCAAAACGCCGGCCATGGTAACCAAAAGTATTTGGCTGCATTTGGTGAGCTACAATCTGCTGCGGACGCTGATGTGGGATGCCACAGCCCACTCTGAGGTCGGCGCTTTACGGGTCTCCCTGCAGGGCACTCGGCAACAATTCAATCACTTCCGAGCCGAGTTCCTGCATCTGGCTCCATCCAAGCGAGGGCAGGGGTACCAAGCCTTGTTAAGCGCTGTGCGAGAGCTGATAATTCCCCCTCGACCGAACCGCTCAGAACCTCGAGTCGTCAAACGTCGTCCTAAACCTTTTCCAAGAATGCAAGAACCCCGCTCGGTCCTGAAAGCTAAGCTGGTCGCTTGA